In Cucurbita pepo subsp. pepo cultivar mu-cu-16 chromosome LG04, ASM280686v2, whole genome shotgun sequence, the following are encoded in one genomic region:
- the LOC111793524 gene encoding protein NRT1/ PTR FAMILY 5.8-like — protein sequence MSGGGGGGGGGGLRRRPRLSGACILLIVVSGMERFVFKGVASNMVTYLTEVMKMGNSAAAKTVNTWCGFTSMLPLLVAPLADSYWDRYSTILASAFLYVMGLVALTSTALARSWSPANTTSSFLFSSLYLISLGQGGYNPSLQAFGADQLDHDVVELPTDTAKTPSSSEQKPKKKKKKKSLFFQWWYFGVCSGCLLGVTVMSYIQDTFGWVIGFAIPMGAMVCSVAVFACGTKIYQYKIEEEEDGVVKRGLVIMVVELVKASASRLVCATNVVALSKNKPRDDVEFELQESKPLCHESSGAMKSMEENSNMIPKERLCVADKVKLILRLLPIWTLLLMFAVIFQQPATFFTKQGMTMERNIGANFKIPPATLQSSITISIILLMPLYDNVLIPITRLFTRTEKGITVMQRMGIGMFLSTIAMILAALVEAKRLTMTKTTSSLSYAPLSIFWLLPQYIILGVSDIFTVVGMQEFFYSEVPVSMRTTAFALYNSVFGVGSFCSAIMISIVELLTSSDGRPNWFSDDMSKARLDKYYWLLAFCSGLSFVLYVIWCKCCRKRISEEETQY from the exons ATGtcgggaggaggaggaggaggaggaggaggagggctGCGGCGGAGACCAAGGCTGAGTGGAGCGTGTATTCTTCTCATag TGGTGTCGGGGATGGAGAGATTCGTGTTCAAAGGGGTGGCGTCGAACATGGTGACGTATCTAACAGAGGTGATGAAGATGGGGAACTCGGCGGCGGCTAAGACCGTGAACACCTGGTGTGGCTTCACTTCCATGCTGCCGCTGCTGGTGGCGCCGCTCGCTGATTCTTATTGGGATCGTTATTCCACCATTTTAGCCTCTGCTTTTCTTTACGTCATG GGGTTAGTTGCTCTAACATCAACAGCATTAGCACGATCATGGTCACCAGCAAACACAACCTCCTCCTTCCTATTCTCGTCTCTCTACCTCATCTCGCTTGGCCAAGGCGGATACAACCCATCTCTCCAAGCCTTTGGCGCGGACCAGCTCGACCACGACGTTGTCGAACTTCCGACTGACACGGCCAAAACACCGTCCTCCTCCGAGCAGAagccgaagaagaagaagaagaagaagagcttGTTCTTCCAATGGTGGTACTTTGGAGTGTGTAGTGGCTGCCTCCTTGGTGTGACGGTCATGTCCTACATTCAAGACACATTTGGTTGGGTGATAGGGTTCGCCATCCCCATGGGCGCCATGGTTTGTTCTGTGGCGGTTTTTGCTTGTGGCACTAAGATTTATCAGTATAAGatagaggaggaagaggatggGGTTGTGAAGAGAGGGCTTGTGATCATGGTGGTGGAGCTTGTCAAAGCCTCAGCTTCTAGGCTCGTTTGTGCTACAAATGTTGTTGCCTTGTCTAAGAACAAGCCTCGTGATGATGTTGAGTTTGA GCTGCAAGAGAGCAAGCCACTCTGCCATGAAAGCTCAGGAGCCATGAAATCCATGGAAGAAAACAGCAACATgattccaaaagaaagatTATGTGTGGCCGACAAGGTGAAGCTGATTTTGCGGCTGCTACCAATTTGGACATTGCTTCTAATGTTCGCTGTAATATTCCAACAACCAGCTACCTTCTTCACCAAGCAAGGCATGACAATGGAGCGGAACATCGGCGCCAACTTCAAGATCCCGCCCGCCACCCTCCAGAGCTCCATCACCATCTCCATAATCCTCCTCATGCCGTTGTACGACAACGTTTTGATCCCGATAACCCGCCTCTTCACCCGCACTGAAAAGGGCATCACTGTCATGCAGAGGATGGGCATTGGCATGTTCCTCTCTACCATTGCCATGATCCTCGCTGCCCTCGTCGAAGCCAAGAGGTTGACGATGACTAAAACCACATCGTCATTATCGTATGCGCCACTTAGTATCTTCTGGCTGTTGCCTCAGTACATAATATTAGGAGTTTCAGACATCTTTACAGTGGTAGGGATGCAAGAGTTCTTCTACTCAGAGGTTCCCGTGAGCATGAGAACGACAGCATTTGCGCTGTACAACAGCGTGTTCGGTGTCGGGAGCTTTTGCAGTGCGATAATGATATCAATCGTGGAGTTATTGACAAGTTCGGATGGGAGGCCGAACTGGTTTTCGGATGACATGAGCAAAGCTAGGTTGGACAAGTATTATTGGTTGTTAGCATTTTGCAGTGGGTTGAGCTTTGTATTGTATGTGATTTGGTGTAAATGTTGCAGAAAAAGGATCAGTGAAGAAGAAACAcaatattga
- the LOC111793525 gene encoding uncharacterized protein LOC111793525 encodes MEFVTLSVAGGGFCLIGAWEALSPLKSISDSDSNPSSSLNTARPPSQSPPSTVKIASSSSFPSFIFIFVLSLLVILNSLVSFFDAINSSDRVGSTLQLPVLAVASLFFLYSILGILVNINESVHLPSTILSLIALFAFVEEFLLFYLQRKDTSGIENRYFDLLLVPITTCVFATIFELNSPKLNSPKIVRGVGLILQGTWFLQMGLSFFTNLITDGCSLHLKSRGNYTIKCKGHPEYHRARAIATLQFNCHLALLVTLVVGVYSIINYRNGGTGNFSQYRPIGVEMLPFEFQGQFTLDSDDDPSEESNLGKRKQAVVDLGVNGHDVHQ; translated from the coding sequence ATGGAGTTCGTCACCCTGTCCGTTGCCGGCGGGGGTTTCTGTCTGATCGGCGCATGGGAGGCACTCTCTCCTTTGAAGTCCATTTCCGATTCCGATTCAAATCCATCTTCCTCTCTCAACACTGCCCGACCTCCATCTCAATCTCCGCCGTCGACCGTCAAAATcgcttcatcttcatcatttcCGTCGTTCATTTTCATCTTCGTTCTCTCATTGCTCGTCATCTTAAACTCCCTCGTTTCATTTTTCGATGCGATTAATTCGAGCGACCGAGTCGGTTCGACCCTCCAGTTACCAGTTCTAGCCGTtgcttctcttttctttctctattcGATTCTCGGTATTTTGGTTAACATCAATGAATCGGTTCATCTTCCTTCAACAATTCTCAGTTTAATCGCGTTATTCGCTTTTGTGGAAGAGTTTTTGTTGTTCTACCTGCAAAGGAAAGACACCAGTGGAATCGAGAATCGGTACTTCGATCTCTTGCTTGTCCCTATTACAACTTGTGTTTTCGCTACAATTTTCGAATTGAACTCCCCCAAATTGAATTCCCCCAAAATTGTTCGTGGGGTTGGGTTGATTCTGCAGGGGACATGGTTTTTACAAATGGGGTTGTCTTTTTTCACCAATTTGATAACTGATGGGTGCTCTTTGCACCTAAAGAGCAGAGGAAATTACACTATAAAATGCAAGGGACACCCTGAATATCACAGAGCCAGAGCAATTGCTACACTTCAGTTCAATTGCCATCTTGCTCTTCTAGTGACATTGGTGGTTGGTGTATATTCAATCATCAATTACAGAAATGGAGGCACCGGAAATTTTTCACAGTACCGGCCGATCGGGGTGGAGATGCTGCCATTTGAGTTTCAGGGCCAGTTCACTTTGGATTCTGATGATGATCCAAGTGAAGAAAGCAATTTGGGGAAGAGGAAACAAGCAGTGGTCGATCTGGGCGTGAATGGTCATGATGTTCATCAATGA
- the LOC111793153 gene encoding peroxidase 63-like, whose product MEILKVCFILLSTASFLWLSESVSLTSDYYQKSCPEFRQIIQQTVTNKQITSPSTAAGTLRLLLHDCLPNGCDGSVLITSTPFNKAERDADINLSLPGDAFDVVVRAKTALELACPDTVSCADILAVATRDLVTMVGGPYYNVLLGRRDGRVSEASTIPNALPLATSPMSEIIDIFTSRGFTVQEMVALSGAHTIGFSHCKEFSAQIYNYSKSPPYDSQYNPRFAQGLQKACSGFENNPTLSVFNDIMTPNKFDNSYFQNLPKGLGILKSDHGLYDDWRTRPFVEAYAADENKFFSDFARAMEKLSNYKVITGNQGEIRHRCDAIN is encoded by the coding sequence ATGGAGATTCTGAAGGTttgcttcattcttctctcgACGGCGTCGTTTTTGTGGCTATCGGAATCAGTTTCTCTCACGTCGGATTACTACCAGAAATCATGCCCGGAATTCCGCCAGATTATCCAACAAACAGTCACCAACAAGCAGATCACAAGCCCTTCCACCGCCGCTGGAACTCTCCGACTCCTCCTCCACGACTGTCTCCCCAACGGCTGCGACGGCTCTGTCCTCATCACCTCCACTCCATTCAACAAAGCTGAGCGTGACGCCGACATCAACCTCTCTCTCCCTGGCGATGCCTTCGATGTTGTCGTTCGGGCTAAGACCGCACTTGAGCTTGCATGTCCCGACACTGTCTCCTGTGCTGACATTCTTGCGGTTGCCACTCGTGACCTCGTCACCATGGTCGGTGGACCTTACTACAACGTTCTTCTCGGTCGCCGAGATGGCCGTGTCTCGGAAGCTTCGACGATTCCTAATGCTCTGCCGCTGGCTACATCGCCGATGTCTGAGATCATTGATATTTTCACATCTCGCGGGTTTACTGTGCAGGAAATGGTAGCGTTGTCTGGTGCTCATACGATTGGCTTCTCGCATTGTAAGGAATTCAGCGCTCAGATCTATAATTATAGCAAGTCGCCTCCGTATGATAGTCAGTATAACCCTAGATTTGCGCAAGGGTTGCAGAAGGCTTGTTCTGGTTTCGAAAATAATCCTACATTATCCGTTTTCAACGACATTATGACTCCCAACAAGTTTGATAACTCTTACTTCCAGAATCTACCTAAGGGATTGGGGATCTTGAAGTCCGATCATGGATTGTATGACGATTGGAGGACAAGGCCGTTCGTGGAGGCGTATGCGGCGGATGAGAACAAATTCTTCAGTGATTTTGCTCGGGCGATGGAGAAGTTGAGTAATTATAAAGTTATAACAGGGAACCAAGGGGAGATTCGGCATCGATGCGATGCGATTAATTGA
- the LOC111793151 gene encoding probable transcription factor PosF21, translating to MGDTGEANTDNMRNLRCSYGASSCSTGNLPFSMDQLKISQMNCSQSRPPHFQTNFLGDDSRRVGLPPSPNSPQIPPISPYSQIPIARPMNQQRYNLVPTHSRSLSQPSFFSFDSLPPLSPSSFRESPTTSNSDQVSADTSMEDRDNSSNSLLPPSPYMIANSSKMGDSLPPRKAHRRSSSDIPFGLSSMIQPSPPPPLPFSSSSGLERSTSSKGNAGMLKPASQFLKREPSLEKSVDNNLEGKGEKKSDGDSVDDLFSAYMNLDNIDLFHSSGTNGKNVHENQEDLDSRGSGTKTNGGDSSDNEAESSVNESGDNAQMPGLNSSGEKREGIKRTAGGDIARTTRHYRSVSMDSFMDKLQFGDESPKMPPTPPAVRPGQLSSNNLANGNSTPFSLELVNSEFSGAELKKIMANDKLAEIALADPKRVKRILANRQSAARSKERKMRYISELEHKVQTLQTEATTLSAQLTLLQRDSVGLTNQNNELKFRLQAMEQQAQLRDALNEALTAEVQRLKLATTELNAQPHPSNGVIRQPSNSHHSNQLQLQQQHHHQQQQEMQKQNGSTATKPESNQ from the exons ATGGGTGATACTGGAGAGGCTAACACTGATAACATGCGAAATCTTCGATGTTCATATGGAGCATCTTCTTGTTCAACTGGAAATCTTCCTTTCTCGATGgatcaactcaaaatttccCAAATGAACTGTTCACAAAGCCGTCCGCCGCACTTTCAGACGAATTTTCTTGGCGATGATAGTAGAAGAGTTGGCTTACCTCCTAGTCCCAACTCACCGCAGATCCCACCAATTTCACCGTATTCTCAGATCCCGATCGCGCGTCCGATGAACCAGCAACGTTATAACCTAGTGCCTACTCATTCCCGATCGTTGTCTCAgccttcctttttctctttcgatTCTTTGCCTCCTTTAAGCCCGTCTTCATTTCGTGAGTCCCCAACTACATCGAATTCAGATCAGGTTTCTGCAGACACATCAATGGAGGATAGGGATAACagttcaaattctttgttGCCTCCCTCACCTTATATGATAGCAAATTCTTCTAAGATGGGAGATTCTTTACCTCCTCGTAAAGCACATAGGCGGTCTAGTAGTGATATCCCATTTGGATTATCTTCAATGATTCAGccatctcctcctcctcctctcccaTTCAGTAGCTCTAGTGGATTGGAGCGATCAACAAGTAGTAAAGGGAATGCTGGCATGTTAAAGCCGGCCAGCCAGTTTCTTAAAAGAGAACCTAGTTTGGAGAAAAGCGTTGACAACAATTTAGAAGGAAAGGGTGAGAAGAAATCCGATGGGGACAGTGTGGATGACTTATTTTCTGCTTACATGAATTTGGATAATATTGATTTGTTCCACTCTTCTGGGACCAACGGTAAGAATGTTCATGAAAATCAGGAGGATTTGGATAGCAGGGGTAGTGGAACAAAGACAAATGGGGGTGACAGCAGCGATAATGAAGCAGAAAGCAGTGTAAATGAAAGTGGGGATAACGCTCAAATGCCTGGATTGAATTCGTCCGGTGAGAAGAGGGAAGGGATCAAACGGACTGCGGGGGGAGATATTGCTCGAACTACCAGACATTACCGTAGTGTCTCCATGGATAGTTTTATGGACAAGTTGCAGTTTGGTGACGAGTCGCCGAAAATGCCTCCTACACCACCTGCTGTTCGTCCCGGACAACTTTCTTCAAACAACCTAGCTAACGGTAATTCAACTCCGTTCAGCTTGGAGCTTGTTAATAGTGAGTTCAGTGGGGCTGAACTGAAGAAAATTATGGCAAATGACAAACTTGCTGAGATTGCACTAGCCGACCCCAAGCGCGTAAAGAG GATCTTGGCAAACCGTCAATCTGCTGCTCGATCAAAAGAACGAAAGATGCGGTATATATCTGAGTTGGAACACAAGGTTCAGACTCTTCAGACAGAAGCTACCACACTGTCTGCCCAGCTCACACTTCTACAG AGAGATTCAGTTGGACTTACAAACCAGAATAATGAACTGAAGTTTCGTCTCCAAGCCATGGAACAACAAGCACAACTACGGGATG CTCTAAACGAAGCCTTAACCGCGGAGGTTCAGAGATTGAAACTCGCTACAACAGAGCTAAACGCACAGCCGCATCCCTCTAATGGAGTAATACGCCAACCTTCGAACAGTCACCATAGCAACCAGCTTCAGCTTCAGCAGCAGCACCATCACCAACAACAGCAAGAGATGCAGAAGCAGAATGGGAGTACAGCCACAAAACCAGAGTCCAACCAATAA
- the LOC111793556 gene encoding uncharacterized protein LOC111793556: MSDTADAHTDNARNLQCSFGTSSSATVNHHFSMDQLKISQMNCSQGRPQHFKSNFLGDNNRRIGIPPSPNSSQIPPISPYSQIPMSRPMNQQSYHPVPTHSRSLSQPAFFSLDSLPPLSPSPFRDSPSTSNSDQVSADTSMEDRDASSHSLLPPSPYMRANSSKMGDALPPRKAHRRSNSDIPFGFSSMIQSSPLLPFSGSGGLERSTTSKENAGVFKPASQFVKRELSLEKSTDNNLEGMGERKSEGDTVDDLFSAYMNLDNIDLFNSTGTNDKNGHENREDLDSRGSGTKTGGDSSDNEAESSVNESGDNNQMPGLYSSAEKREGVKRTAGVDIAPTTRHYRSVSMDSFMDKLQFSDESPKMPPTPPGVRPGQLSSNNLADGNSTPFSLEFGNGEFSGAELKKIMANDKLAEIALADPKRAKRILANRQSAARSKERKMRYISELEHKVQTLQTEATTLSAQLTLLQRDSVGLTNQNNELKFRLQAMEQQAQLRDALNEALTAEVQRLKLATTEINSQSHPSNRVMAQPSMNQHGLQLQQQQQQQQQQQQHHVQQNGNGTTKPESNQ; encoded by the exons ATGAGTGATACTGCAGATGCTCATACTGATAACGCACGAAATCTTCAATGTTCGTTTGGAACATCTTCCTCTGCTACTGTAAATCATCATTTCTCTATGGATCAActtaaaatttctcaaatgAACTGCTCACAAGGCCGTCCACAGCATTTTAAGTCGAATTTTCTTGGAGATAATAATAGAAGAATCGGGATACCGCCTTCTCCCAACTCATCGCAGATCCCTCCAATTTCACCGTACTCTCAGATCCCGATGTCGCGTCCGATGAACCAGCAAAGTTATCATCCAGTTCCTACTCATTCCCGATCGTTATCTCAGCCTGcttttttctctctcgatTCTTTGCCTCCTTTAAGCCCGTCCCCGTTTCGTGATTCTCCATCTACATCGAATTCAGATCAGGTTTCTGCAGACACATCAATGGAGGACAGGGATGCCAGTTCACATTCTTTGTTGCCTCCCTCACCTTATATGAGGGCCAACTCTTCTAAGATGGGAGATGCTTTACCCCCTCGTAAGGCCCATAGGCGGTCTAATAGTGATATACCATTTGGATTTTCTTCTATGATTCAGTcatctcctcttcttccttttaGTGGCTCAGGCGGATTGGAGCGATCAACAACTAGTAAAGAGAATGCCGGCGTGTTTAAGCCGGCGAGCCAGTTTGTTAAAAGAGAACTTAGTTTGGAGAAAAGCACTGATAACAATTTGGAAGGAATGGGTGAAAGGAAGTCCGAAGGGGACACTGTGGATGATTTGTTCTCTGCTTATATGAATTTGGATAATATTGATTTGTTCAATTCCACAGGGACCAATGACAAGAATGGTCATGAGAATCGAGAGGATTTGGATAGTAGAGGTAGCGGAACGAAGACGGGGGGTGACAGCAGTGACAATGAAGCAGAAAGTAGTGTAAATGAAAGTGGGGATAACAATCAAATGCCTGGCTTGTATTCCTCTGCTGAGAAGAGGGAAGGGGTCAAACGGACTGCAGGGGTAGATATTGCTCCAACTACCCGACATTACCGGAGTGTCTCCATGGATAGTTTTATGGACAAGTTGCAGTTTAGTGACGAGTCGCCCAAAATGCCTCCTACACCGCCTGGCGTTCGTCCAGGGCAACTTTCTTCAAACAACCTAGCTGATGGTAATTCAACTCCATTCAGCTTGGAGTTTGGTAATGGTGAGTTCAGTGGGGCTGAACTGAAGAAGATTATGGCAAATGACAAACTTGCTGAGATTGCATTAGCTGACCCCAAGCGTGCAAAGAG GATCTTGGCGAACCGTCAATCTGCTGCTCGATCGAAAGAACGAAAGATGCGGTATATATCTGAGTTGGAGCACAAGGTTCAGACTCTTCAGACAGAAGCTACCACGCTGTCTGCTCAACTCACGCTTCTACAG CGAGACTCTGTTGGACTTACAAACCAGAACAATGAGTTGAAGTTTCGTCTCCAGGCCATGGAACAGCAAGCACAACTACGGGATG CTCTAAACGAAGCATTAACCGCGGAGGTTCAGCGATTGAAGCTCGCTACGACTGAGATAAACTCGCAATCTCATCCCTCAAACAGGGTAATGGCTCAACCTTCAATGAATCAACATGGACTCCAGcttcagcagcagcagcagcagcagcagcaacaacaacagcatCATGTGCAGCAGAATGGCAATGGAACCACAAAACCAGAGTCcaaccaataa